ATTATCTCAGCAAGGTCATGGGCACATCAACCTGTGACATGCTCATTGCCCCTATGAATGAGGTGGGAGATAAACTGGTAAAGGGAATCTGCGGTCAGGTTGACGGTTCCATTATTCCTGGTATGCTGGGTCTGGAAGCGGGACAATCCGCTTTTGGTGATATTTATGCATGGTTCCGCGAATTATTGTTGTGGCCCGTGGAAGAGATCCTTTCAAATAGTAAGAATGCCGATAAACAGGTAATACAAAAACTGGTTGACGAAATGGCTGACCGGATGATCCCTGTGCTTTCAGAGAAAGCTGCTGCTTTACCTCCGGGCGAATCAGGAATCATGGCCCTTGACTGGATGAACGGACGCCGTACTCCTGACGCCGACCAGATGCTGAAAGGGGCGATTTTCGGATTGAACCTGGGTTCCGATGCTCCTGCCATTTTCCGTGCTCTTGTTGAAGCTACGGCATTTGGTGCCAAGAAAATCGTGGATCGATTTATAAATGAAGGCGTCCGCATTGATGGAATTGTTGCTCTCGGCGGTGTCGCTAAGAAGTCCCCTTTTGTGATGCAGGTTGTTGCTGACGTACTGAATATGCCCATCCTGGTTGCGCGCAGTGAACAAGCCTGTGCGTTGGGAACGGCAATGGCAGCCGCTACAGTAGCCGGCATTTATCCTAATGTGCTTGAAGCTCAGAAAGCCATGGGCAGCGGGTACGAGACAGAATATAAGCCGAATAAAGCCAATGCTGAAATTTATGCAGGGCTTTATAAAAGATACAGTGAGGCAGGCAGCTTTGTGGAACATTTTTCGAGAAATTCATGAGTACCGATCAATTCGCCGTAATCAGGAAAACGGCTTACGAAGCCAATATCAGGCTTCCTGAGCTGGGACTGGTTTTGTTTACTTTCGGAAATGTAAGCGTTGCCGACCGTAACCTTGGCGTATTCGCCATAAAGCCCAGCGGTGTCAGTTATGATCAACTGTCGCCTGAATCTATGGTTGTGGTGGATTTCGATGGTAAAATAATTGACGGAAAATTGAGGCCCTCGTCGGATACCCTTACGCATGCCGTTTTATATAAGAAATGGACCGATATTGGTTCGGTGGTTCACACCCATTCTACGTATGCTACGGCTTGGGCTCAGTCGCTACGCGACATACCGCTTTATGGCACCACCCATGCCGATCACCTGACATGTGATATCCCCTGTGCTCCGCCTATGGAGGATGATATGATCAGGGGAAATTACGAGCATGAAACAGGCAACCAGATCATCAATTGCATGACCTGGAAGCACCTGAACTATGCTGAGGTTGAAATGATCCTCGTGGGCAACCATGGTCCCTTTACCTGGGGAAAAACGGCCGACAAAGCGGTTTACAACAGTGCTGTGCTTGAGGAACTGGCTAAAATGGCCTTCCTTACCGAGAAAGTAAACCCAGAAGCCAAACGGATGAAAGATTCCCTCATCCGTAAGCATTTCGAACGCAAGCACGGCCCGGGATCGTATTACGGACAGTAGTGAGAGGAGAGAATAGGGAGTAAGGAGTAAGTAAGGAGTAAGGAGTAAGGAGTAGATACTGGATACTGGATATTGGATGCCTGCCGGCAGGCAGGCTGGATGATGGATTTGGGATTGATCAAAATTCAGGCAGAGCCTGATAGGATATATTCGACTAAGGCAGAGCCTTAGCCGAACGTCGGGGAATGCTAGGCGAAGTCTCCGACTTCGTCATACCAATATCAAGTAAGTGATTAGTGTTTAGTGATTGGATTTCAGTCCTATAAGTCCCATAGGTCCTATAGGTCCCAGCAATAAACACCGAACAAGGAACACTGATTTTTGATTTCAGAAATAGCTCTTAGGCCTTAATACCTTATTACTTAAGCGCTAACAGACTAACAGACTAACAATTAAAACAAATAAAAAATGATCGACCTGAAAAAACTAGAAATCTGGTTTGTAACCGGAAGCCAGCATTTATACGGCGAAGAAACCCTGAGGCAGGTAGCTGCTGATTCGCAGAAAATAGTGGAAGAACTTGGTAAATCAACAGACATCCCTGTAAAAGTGGTTTTCAAACCGGTTGTGAAAACACCCGACGAAATTTTCAGCACCATACAGGAAGCAAACGTTACAAAAGCGTGCATCGGACTTATTACTTGGTGCCATACCTTCTCACCGTCAAAAATGTGGATCAACGGACTGAAAATCCTTCAGAAACCCGTTCTTCACCTGCACACGCAGTTTAACCGCGATCTGCCCTGGGGTGAAATTGATATGGATTTCATGAACCTGAACCAGGCTGCACACGGAGACCGTGAACACGGCTTTATCATGGCCCGGATGAATATCCGCAGGAAAGTTGTTGCCGGTCACTGGAGCGAGGCAGATGTTCAGAGACAGATTGGTGTATGGTGCCGTGCGGCTGCTGCATGGTACGATTTCCAGACACTGAAAGTGGCCCGTTTCGGCGACAACATGCGGGAAGTGGCTGTAACCGAAGGCGACAAAGTGGAAGCACAGATCAAATTCGGTATGTCGGTTAACGGCT
The window above is part of the Bacteroidales bacterium genome. Proteins encoded here:
- the araD gene encoding L-ribulose-5-phosphate 4-epimerase AraD, with translation MSTDQFAVIRKTAYEANIRLPELGLVLFTFGNVSVADRNLGVFAIKPSGVSYDQLSPESMVVVDFDGKIIDGKLRPSSDTLTHAVLYKKWTDIGSVVHTHSTYATAWAQSLRDIPLYGTTHADHLTCDIPCAPPMEDDMIRGNYEHETGNQIINCMTWKHLNYAEVEMILVGNHGPFTWGKTADKAVYNSAVLEELAKMAFLTEKVNPEAKRMKDSLIRKHFERKHGPGSYYGQ